The sequence ATTTGAAAACTAACTTCTCTTGACTCCCAGTCCTGAAAACGTCTTGAATTCCTGAGATGATCAAAAGCAACTTGTCAGATGTCTTTGTTTCTTTATTCTGGTTCCCAAATCTGGCTCCTCCTGTActgacagtgcccagctctgggagctgaggtgtgtgcagCACCTCCAAGGTTCTGAGCAGGCTGTGCAAGGAGCACTGTTGGAACACTGGTGCTCTCCTCCAAGCCCACTCTCTTTGGAACATGCTGTGAATGGGAATCAGTGATGGTagctcccatcccagtgccttCTCTGTGCGACTGGCTTTGCTCCAGACAAGGAATGAGAGGGAAAATGCTGGAGAGGGAGATCTTCCAGAGGACACAGTGAccttgctgctccctgcctgcctcttgctggcagcagagttcccaaacccttctgtttctggcactgctctcctTGTGTGCTTGCCAGCACCcatccagcactgcagggaggaTGGTCACCCTTCCCAAGAGCCTCCCTCCAGGAGTCTTTTCCCTCATCCCCCCAAAGCTGGAGCCCACACAGAGCAATGGCCAGCACATGTCACTGTGACACATCTGAggcatccctgctctgctcaggaggCCATGTCcacacagagccaggagcagacTTTGTGAGGAGGCTGTGTGAATCTTCCTGCAGGTGACTGCAAAATGACTGACTCCTACCTATTGAAGTACTTTAGCCCCAGATACAAATCTGTGCATAGTGTATATAAATGTGTATATATGCATATACACTAAATGTGTACAGGCCAATGTTAAAGACACATCAGCAAAATGTTACAGTGATGAAACAAACACTAGAGCAGCTACTACAGATGATACATTGCATGAACTGAACTACCTTGGACAAGAGTCAATGATCAATAGCTGATTTTAAAATGGCCCAAAActctgctgggttttttcttccctaGATATAACAGGTATTAAGttgtaaaacattttaaaatcctttCACGATTCACCTTCCAAAAAAATTAAGCAACTTTATTAAAGAATCAGTTTCACTTTCTCCAAACCTTTATTGCTATATTAATGCAAATTGGACCTGTGGGAAGGAAGGTAATGAGGTTGGCTTAACCCCTTTTCTCTCTCAACAACTAAGAGTAGTGAGGTGTTTCAGAGCTGGTAGCAGTTCCCTCTTCTCCTGCCCACTGTTGTCCCCAAGGAAATGCCATGCACTGGTTTtgctctgcctgctctcagCCTCTGCAAGCCCAAGGCACTCACGTTAAAACGTTTGCTGGCATCATCTGTGATTCAGGTGCTGCCTCTATCAAGGACTGCCAAGTGTTTGTGGAGTTAGGAATCACAAAACCAAATTCAAAGAACCATTCTgcaaagtaagaaaaaaaaaaaaaaagaagaagagatcCAGAGGcatttgaaagaagaaaattcacaAATGGTCCTTTTGCTTTTCACTTGATAGGCTGGGGAGCTCCCTaaactgtcctgctgggctgccaacattttacatttaaattattttgtacAGCTTAAACTGCACTGAACCCTGCCCTCCTCTCAGAGCAGATACTCCCTTTCTAAAATAGCTGATGGAACTGATAAGGTCACACCACTTCCATGGCATTTGGTGAAAATTTCAACACACCTAATTGGGAACAGGAaaccaccctcctcctcctcttgcaGACATCCTGGGATCCAGCTGAGGTTATGTTGCAACTGGTTGCCCAAAAGGCATGGAGCTCAATGTTTTATTTgcccctcctccagcccagaCTAAGAGCAGCACTGCACTGAGGGGGGTCAGAGGTGCAGTTGGGGGCTCACTGGCACTGCTGAAACCCAGGTAAACCAgaggctccagcctggcactcTGAGGAAGACCCAGGAATTCCAGTAATAGCTGACTCTGAAATAGCCTGTTTCCTTGCCTCAGGCAGCCTGGGGTGGATTTATGCCCTCAGGCATGATTACCAAGCTTTTTTGCTTACATAACAAAGTGTTAATACACTTATGAAATGCCATCCTTAATACTGTGGCCCATTAGTCCTGACAAGATGAGTGCTTCAGAGCTactctgaaaaattaaaatcaccACATTCAACCCATTTCAGTCTCTctaatccctgccctgctgggggtcagtccctgtgctgcagcacacagagcacatcCATACCTTCTAGACACTGCCCTTTGAAATAAACTTTCTGTTCCAGACGGAATTTTTCCATTTGTTCTGCTGAGGAAAAGTTTAACTCCCGAGATACTGCTTTgcatttcaggatttttttaggaACTCGAGCTGTGAAACAGATAAAGAAGCATTATTTGGACACAATAAAATCCAGCTTCAGCAGGTACCATTATTCTGTACTTGGAAATAATGATTAGGACTTATACAAGATCATAGCAGCaggaaaaacacaaacacaaaggACTTTGTTTTTACATTTGCTTTTACATTTGCAAGAGTGAAATCCAAATGCAAATACCTTAAGTACCCTGCCTACAGCCAAGAATGACATTTATGACAGAACCAGGGATACAATACTGATCTCTCAGAACCAGACTCCTGGTTCTTAGTTGTTTGTTACTAAACCCCATAATTTTTCAAGTTGAAATATAAGATGCAACTTAAATTTTTACTTCAAGAATTGTGCTGAAGATGACTGGCAGCCAAAGGGCTGCTTAGCACACCAAGCTCCTTAGCCCTTCtcacttttccttccctttcagACTGTGCATCACCACAGCAAACCACAAATGTGTCtctcagcccagcagcacttCCCGAGCCAtctcagagctctgggaagtGTCCTGTAGAAGTAAATGTCTATTTCCTTAACACTGAAACCTGCCCAGGCTGTAAAGCCAGAACCACACTGGAAGGTTCAAGAGAGCAATTTGACAATCCAGGTTTCTGGGCTCTTGCAATGGCTGAGGCACCAAGAGCAAGTGGCAAACTGTACCTGGTAGATATTTCACAAGATCATTTGTTTTTAGAGGTGGAGGAgtaagagaaggaagagaagggacAGTTAGAGAGCTCTGATTAAGGGTCCTAATCAGGACAGTATGAGGGGGGAGTCAAACCAGTAAAAATCTCCCAAGCCCGTCATACTTCAGTGGTGTGATTGTGCATAATTCCTTCCTGCACATTAGAGAATGTTTCATGTGAATTTTTTAGAAATAAAGAGGGGAGGGAAGACAGCTGACATGTGCTTTATGAGCCAAACTGTTCCAAAATGGAAGGCATATCAAAACATCCatgagcagggagcaggcagatgTTTAATAAATGCAAGAGTCTCTCAAACCCCAGGCAATCTATCTAATACAGAACAGTTTAATGGAGTAGGACCTTGATACAACACCAATCTCAAGAGCTGGAGGCTTAGGGTATGTAAGCCAGCATCTTACCCCAAGGAGAAGTACACAgcttggtaaaaaaaaaattaaaatgaaaaaaaaatttgaaaagaaaattagaagTGTAAGGCAAGAGTTTTAAATGTAAAAGTTCTCTAatgattttaatgggattttttgcaCCATGGAAACCTGCATGGCACCATCCTTTACTGCCCTCACCAGTACAGACGACACCATTGTGGATAAACATCCCTTTGCAGTTAAGTGTAAAATGACTCATTAAAACTCTTCTGCAATTTAgtaatttcatttctttcattctCAAGACAGAGTCCTGGGAATGTTTGCTTTAACATTGTAAAACTACCAATAAAtagttacttttaataaaagtaGGACTGTGTTGTCTTTAAACATCTGATTTAAGacattttaatttacatttataCCATCAAGCAaaaattttaattgaaattatttattttaagctcattttacttttatttctctcttttttctattaaaaatagaaaagaagggAGTTTGATTCTCATCAGTTAAATCCATTTTAAAACATGCTAGGATTCAGATAAACATAGACTTAATCCTAAATTTACTAGTGCTTTTTGTTAACTTGAGGATGTACTATACCTGCACATTTATTTAAGCACTTCCATGG comes from Agelaius phoeniceus isolate bAgePho1 chromosome 10, bAgePho1.hap1, whole genome shotgun sequence and encodes:
- the PDE6D gene encoding retinal rod rhodopsin-sensitive cGMP 3',5'-cyclic phosphodiesterase subunit delta, yielding MSATDERAKEILRGFKLNWMNLRDAETGKILWQGTEDLSVPGVEHEARVPKKILKCKAVSRELNFSSAEQMEKFRLEQKVYFKGQCLEEWFFEFGFVIPNSTNTWQSLIEAAPESQMMPANVLTGNVIIETKFYDDDLLVSTSRVRLFYV